A stretch of the Arachis stenosperma cultivar V10309 chromosome 6, arast.V10309.gnm1.PFL2, whole genome shotgun sequence genome encodes the following:
- the LOC130933127 gene encoding probable plastid-lipid-associated protein 11, chloroplastic isoform X2, with protein MATTTLLLPTPFKPQTPNSKLSVPRCYSHPRFTCSSVTAQSQSARERLLVLISDQDRGLRTQTDPARRAAIVEAIDAMAELGAGTVTTDDSLSGTWRLLWTTEKEQLFIIEKAPLFGTRAGDVLQVIDVQQKTLNNVITFPPDGVFFVRSGIEIASPQRVNFRFTSAVLRGKNWEIPLPPFGQGW; from the exons ATGGCCACCACAACCCTCCTTCTTCCCACACCCTTCAAACCCCAAACCCCTAATTCAAAACTCTCCGTCCCTCGTTGCTACTCTCACCCAAGGTTCACCTGCTCTTCCGTCACCGCCCAATCCCAATCAGCCAGGGAGCGCCTTCTCGTCCTAATTTCCGACCAGGACCGCGGCCTCAGGACGCAGACTGACCCTGCGAGGCGTGCCGCCATCGTCGAAGCCATCGATGCAATGGCCGAACTTGGCGCCGGAACTGTGACCACTGACGACTCACTCTCCGGCACGTGGAGGCTGCTTTGGACCACCGAGAAAGAGCAGCTTTTCATCATCGAGAAAGCTCCCCTGTTCGGAACACGTGCCGGCGACGTGTTGCAAGTCATCGATGTCCAACAGAAAACCCTCAATAACGTCATCACTTTCCCTCCCGATGGGGTTTTCTTCGTCCGTTCCGGGATTGAGATTGCGTCGCCACAGAGAGTCAATTTCAG ATTTACTAGTGCAGTATTACGTGGGAAGAATTGGGAAATACCGTTGCCGCCATTTGGACAGGGTTGGTAG
- the LOC130933127 gene encoding probable plastid-lipid-associated protein 11, chloroplastic isoform X1 produces the protein MATTTLLLPTPFKPQTPNSKLSVPRCYSHPRFTCSSVTAQSQSARERLLVLISDQDRGLRTQTDPARRAAIVEAIDAMAELGAGTVTTDDSLSGTWRLLWTTEKEQLFIIEKAPLFGTRAGDVLQVIDVQQKTLNNVITFPPDGVFFVRSGIEIASPQRVNFRFTSAVLRGKNWEIPLPPFGQGWFDTVYLDRNLRVAKDIRGDYLVVDRASYNWKE, from the exons ATGGCCACCACAACCCTCCTTCTTCCCACACCCTTCAAACCCCAAACCCCTAATTCAAAACTCTCCGTCCCTCGTTGCTACTCTCACCCAAGGTTCACCTGCTCTTCCGTCACCGCCCAATCCCAATCAGCCAGGGAGCGCCTTCTCGTCCTAATTTCCGACCAGGACCGCGGCCTCAGGACGCAGACTGACCCTGCGAGGCGTGCCGCCATCGTCGAAGCCATCGATGCAATGGCCGAACTTGGCGCCGGAACTGTGACCACTGACGACTCACTCTCCGGCACGTGGAGGCTGCTTTGGACCACCGAGAAAGAGCAGCTTTTCATCATCGAGAAAGCTCCCCTGTTCGGAACACGTGCCGGCGACGTGTTGCAAGTCATCGATGTCCAACAGAAAACCCTCAATAACGTCATCACTTTCCCTCCCGATGGGGTTTTCTTCGTCCGTTCCGGGATTGAGATTGCGTCGCCACAGAGAGTCAATTTCAG ATTTACTAGTGCAGTATTACGTGGGAAGAATTGGGAAATACCGTTGCCGCCATTTGGACAGGGTTG GTTTGATACTGTTTACCTTGATCGTAACCTTCGAGTTGCGAAGGATATCCGGGGAGACTATTTAGTTGTAGACCGGGCTTCATATAATTGGAAAGAATGA